One stretch of Corallococcus soli DNA includes these proteins:
- a CDS encoding ChaN family lipoprotein, producing the protein MRASLALHLALFRRQRAQIARVVEGRTDAFRAYEARYRRRTNTYQRVVPVSHVHQRIAASDLVYVGDYHTLPLAQQTYLDLAERALASGRRVVLALECVEGRHQAALDAYLAGRLPERTLLSRLGHGPTTGFGPGAGIRAVLGFAKRHKLSVAAIDRRAQGERSLALRDAFAAERIARVARAEDVPLVMVLVGQFHAAPCHLPAQVERALGDTHPRRGLVVYQNAEGLWWRLAREGRLGAAEAVELADGALCLMNASPVLCQQSFLDYLEAEGDDAPLMDRSAAERFREMAELIGRLAGVPVGRGLDSVEVTTAADGDVLARIRRRGRFTQAEVSQLRKHLLSRESSYIPRARTAYLASLSLNHAAEEAAHFVRHCAVGDAMDAPRGASEAFYARCLEEALGFFGSKLVNPRRTCPNVAEWAKRFGEARGLERQIAAFVLAHKATEGEAPEEAVKLLPLRRDRLFHGVSHALGYLLGDSLYRAFDSGQVDIADIRALFRDPLEDPRGAYFAWAERLRTA; encoded by the coding sequence ATGCGCGCGTCGCTTGCCCTTCACCTCGCCCTCTTCCGCCGCCAACGCGCCCAGATTGCCCGGGTGGTGGAAGGCCGCACCGACGCCTTCCGTGCCTACGAGGCGCGCTACCGGCGTCGCACGAACACCTACCAGCGCGTCGTGCCCGTCTCGCACGTGCACCAGCGCATCGCGGCGTCGGACCTCGTCTACGTCGGCGACTACCACACGCTGCCCCTGGCCCAGCAGACGTACCTGGACCTCGCCGAGCGCGCGCTCGCGTCCGGGCGGCGCGTCGTGCTGGCGCTCGAATGCGTGGAAGGCCGTCACCAGGCCGCGCTGGACGCGTACCTCGCGGGACGCCTGCCGGAGCGCACCCTGCTGTCCCGGCTGGGCCATGGCCCCACCACGGGCTTCGGCCCGGGGGCCGGCATCCGCGCCGTGCTCGGCTTCGCGAAGCGCCACAAGCTGTCGGTGGCCGCCATCGACCGGCGCGCCCAGGGAGAACGTTCGCTCGCGCTGCGTGACGCCTTCGCCGCGGAGCGCATCGCCCGGGTGGCCCGCGCGGAGGACGTCCCGCTGGTGATGGTGCTGGTGGGCCAGTTCCACGCCGCCCCCTGCCACCTGCCCGCCCAGGTGGAGCGCGCCCTGGGAGACACCCACCCGCGCCGGGGGCTCGTCGTCTACCAGAACGCCGAAGGCCTCTGGTGGCGCCTCGCCCGCGAGGGCCGCCTGGGCGCCGCGGAGGCGGTGGAGCTGGCCGACGGCGCCCTGTGCCTGATGAACGCCTCGCCCGTCCTCTGCCAGCAGAGCTTCCTGGACTACCTGGAGGCCGAAGGCGACGACGCACCGCTGATGGACCGCAGCGCCGCGGAGCGCTTCCGGGAGATGGCGGAGCTCATCGGTCGGCTCGCGGGCGTGCCGGTGGGCCGCGGGCTGGACTCGGTGGAGGTGACGACGGCGGCGGACGGGGACGTGCTCGCCCGCATCCGGCGGCGCGGCCGCTTCACCCAGGCGGAGGTGTCCCAGCTGCGCAAGCACCTCCTGTCGCGGGAGAGCAGCTACATCCCTCGGGCGCGCACGGCATACCTCGCGTCGCTGTCGCTCAACCACGCCGCCGAGGAGGCCGCCCACTTCGTGCGCCACTGCGCCGTGGGCGACGCCATGGACGCCCCGCGCGGCGCGTCCGAGGCCTTCTACGCCCGCTGCCTGGAGGAGGCCCTGGGCTTCTTCGGCTCCAAGCTCGTCAACCCGCGCCGCACCTGCCCCAACGTGGCGGAGTGGGCCAAGCGCTTCGGCGAGGCCCGAGGCCTGGAGCGGCAGATCGCCGCCTTCGTCCTGGCCCACAAGGCCACGGAGGGCGAAGCGCCGGAGGAGGCCGTGAAGCTGCTGCCCCTGCGCCGCGACCGCCTCTTCCATGGCGTCAGCCACGCGCTCGGCTACCTGCTGGGCGACAGCCTCTACCGCGCCTTCGACTCCGGCCAGGTGGACATCGCCGACATCCGCGCCCTCTTCCGCGACCCGCTCGAGGACCCCCGGGGCGCCTACTTCGCCTGGGCCGAACGCCTGCGCACGGCCTGA
- a CDS encoding TonB-dependent receptor plug domain-containing protein, translating to MLTVLPRTLILCAVVFVAAPVHAQEPALLHASPPRAEARQALQLDATLVDGGKVLEVFVRYRGPGEPYIQVPMERQYGDLYRAELPAEHMVAPGVEYYVEASMVDGARTPLFMSALRPARVKVGEQPPAPVASGSSRAGSRAETSRSTPDIDAFTPPSGANDDDAAPTARAGPPPPPPSRGGAVDSRTGTGTPSDARAPTRADASDPRAANGRDGGDSRAPGRTDSPDARASGRGDGTDARASGRTDSSDPRAPARANSPDSRGPSRPEASTRTDSRSSSSTSRPSESDDAMAALNADLPADARDSASRPGTTTASRDAGARGATAMDDDLALYSAEDVLAVTTLQEEAVRTVPAIGASFSRAQMIALGARTVADVLDVVPGVSVSRDVQGFHRTAIRGQRNDAEVLFLLDGHRLNNFFDGKALMNLPVENLERIEVIRGPGSAIYGAGAFLGVVNLVTNHADGVRGAVTTGGVPRDDGRLALATDGHLSAAHTTGDLRLFMDVDLWSQEGDSLVIDHDALDAESVDQGLRNIEDPAGRTRDGRFFVNVGGGISYGLDSAGRMGVSARYLAEKRDALVGLFDTVGEDSQLSWDVLLADLTWDRPLGDGGQVRARFGFDQQTTDRLFQLTPPDFRTGDGTDQRFPDGLQEETRVTVRTVTASVDADLALAKDNRLTLGLVAEQQSLANYGYTTNYTLDGRLRPSPTAPEGLVDLTELADGAASRRLNLGVSAQDQWTVLSALTLTFGLRVDATQLPNVDAAGALDGRKTVVRVNPRVGLVIAASDALVLKALYGRAFRPPTPQELVERIPDTDYNQGRFEGNPLLQPTTVDTFELGADLIQAAGDTRVRVRGNAFLQNFSSPITPVDTSGNIVPLRNRELGVRVYGVEAEARLEASKRAAAWVNASLSRAQDLELPGQSRLLTDVPQARFNAGVSMPLGDWVNLDVVVRSGAERRNNSRSTLELIRRYKIPAYSLITAQLRSEPILEHFEVTLFAQNLFDHDLRDDVPRPDRLTGLLPREGVSGYLTLRAFY from the coding sequence TTGCTGACCGTTCTTCCTCGCACGCTCATCCTCTGTGCCGTGGTGTTCGTCGCGGCCCCCGTCCACGCGCAGGAGCCCGCGCTGCTGCACGCCTCGCCGCCGCGCGCGGAGGCCCGTCAGGCCCTCCAGTTGGACGCGACGCTGGTGGACGGCGGCAAGGTGCTGGAGGTCTTCGTCCGCTATCGCGGCCCGGGTGAGCCGTACATCCAGGTCCCGATGGAGCGGCAGTACGGAGACCTGTACCGCGCGGAGCTCCCCGCCGAACACATGGTGGCGCCCGGCGTGGAGTACTACGTCGAGGCGTCGATGGTGGACGGGGCGCGCACGCCCCTGTTCATGTCCGCGCTTCGCCCCGCGCGCGTCAAGGTCGGAGAGCAGCCCCCGGCGCCGGTGGCGTCTGGCTCGTCCAGGGCGGGCTCCCGGGCGGAGACGTCCAGGAGCACGCCGGACATCGATGCCTTCACGCCGCCGTCGGGCGCGAATGACGATGACGCCGCGCCCACGGCCAGGGCAGGGCCGCCGCCGCCGCCTCCGTCGCGGGGCGGTGCCGTGGATTCGAGGACGGGGACAGGCACGCCCTCGGATGCGCGAGCCCCGACGCGCGCGGATGCCTCCGACCCGCGTGCCGCGAACGGTCGCGATGGCGGCGATTCGCGAGCCCCCGGTCGCACGGACAGTCCCGATGCTCGCGCTTCGGGTCGTGGGGATGGCACGGACGCTCGCGCTTCGGGTCGGACTGACAGCTCCGACCCTCGCGCCCCGGCGCGCGCGAACAGTCCGGACTCCCGTGGCCCGTCGCGTCCGGAGGCCTCCACCCGCACGGACTCCCGGTCCTCCTCCTCGACCTCGCGCCCTTCGGAGTCGGACGACGCGATGGCCGCGCTCAACGCGGACCTCCCCGCCGACGCCCGCGACAGCGCCTCCCGCCCGGGCACCACCACCGCGTCGCGCGATGCCGGAGCCAGGGGCGCCACGGCGATGGACGACGACCTGGCGCTCTACAGCGCGGAGGACGTGCTCGCGGTGACGACGCTCCAGGAGGAGGCGGTGCGCACCGTCCCGGCCATTGGCGCGTCGTTCAGCCGCGCGCAGATGATCGCGCTGGGCGCGCGCACGGTGGCGGACGTGCTGGACGTGGTGCCGGGCGTGTCCGTCAGCCGCGACGTGCAGGGCTTCCACCGCACCGCCATCCGGGGCCAGCGCAACGACGCGGAGGTGCTCTTCCTCCTGGACGGCCACCGCCTCAACAACTTCTTCGACGGCAAGGCGCTGATGAACCTGCCGGTGGAGAACCTGGAGCGCATCGAGGTCATCCGCGGTCCCGGCTCCGCCATCTACGGCGCGGGCGCCTTCCTGGGCGTGGTCAACCTGGTCACGAACCACGCCGACGGCGTGCGCGGCGCGGTCACCACGGGCGGGGTTCCCCGCGACGACGGTCGGCTCGCGCTCGCGACGGACGGGCACCTGTCCGCCGCGCACACCACGGGCGACCTGCGCCTGTTCATGGACGTGGACCTGTGGAGCCAGGAGGGCGACTCGCTCGTCATTGACCACGACGCGCTGGACGCGGAGTCCGTGGACCAGGGCCTGCGCAACATCGAGGACCCCGCGGGCCGCACGCGCGACGGGCGCTTCTTCGTCAACGTGGGCGGAGGCATCTCCTACGGCCTGGACAGCGCCGGCCGCATGGGGGTCTCCGCGCGCTACCTCGCGGAGAAGCGCGACGCCCTGGTGGGCCTGTTCGACACCGTGGGCGAGGACTCGCAGCTGTCGTGGGACGTGCTGCTCGCGGACCTCACCTGGGACCGCCCCCTGGGCGACGGAGGGCAGGTGCGCGCGCGGTTCGGGTTTGATCAGCAGACCACCGACCGCCTCTTCCAGCTCACGCCCCCTGACTTCCGCACCGGGGACGGCACCGACCAGCGCTTCCCGGACGGCCTCCAGGAAGAGACGCGCGTCACCGTGCGCACCGTGACGGCGTCGGTGGACGCGGACCTCGCGCTCGCGAAGGACAACCGCCTCACCCTGGGCCTCGTCGCCGAACAGCAGTCCCTGGCCAACTACGGTTACACGACGAACTACACGCTCGACGGCCGCCTGCGCCCCAGCCCCACCGCCCCGGAGGGGCTGGTGGACCTGACCGAGCTGGCGGATGGCGCGGCCTCCCGCCGCCTCAACCTGGGCGTGTCCGCGCAGGACCAGTGGACCGTCCTCTCCGCGCTGACGCTCACCTTCGGCCTGCGCGTGGACGCCACCCAGCTGCCCAACGTGGACGCTGCGGGGGCGCTGGACGGCCGCAAGACGGTGGTGCGCGTCAACCCGCGCGTGGGCCTGGTCATCGCCGCGTCGGACGCGCTCGTGCTCAAGGCCCTCTATGGCCGCGCCTTCCGTCCGCCCACGCCGCAGGAGCTGGTCGAGCGCATCCCGGACACCGACTACAACCAGGGCCGCTTCGAGGGAAACCCCCTGCTGCAGCCCACCACGGTGGACACCTTCGAGCTGGGCGCGGACCTCATCCAGGCCGCCGGTGACACCCGCGTGCGCGTGCGCGGCAACGCCTTCCTGCAGAACTTCTCCTCGCCCATCACCCCGGTGGACACCAGCGGCAACATCGTGCCCCTGCGCAACCGCGAGCTGGGCGTGCGCGTATACGGCGTGGAGGCGGAGGCGCGGCTGGAGGCGTCGAAGCGCGCCGCCGCGTGGGTGAACGCCAGCCTGTCGCGCGCGCAGGACCTGGAGCTGCCGGGCCAGTCCCGACTGCTCACGGACGTGCCCCAGGCCCGCTTCAACGCCGGCGTGTCCATGCCCCTGGGGGACTGGGTGAACCTGGACGTGGTGGTGCGCTCCGGCGCCGAGCGCCGCAACAACAGCCGCTCCACGCTGGAGCTCATCCGCCGCTACAAGATCCCCGCCTACAGCCTCATCACGGCGCAGCTGCGCTCCGAGCCCATCCTGGAGCACTTCGAGGTGACGCTCTTCGCGCAGAACCTCTTCGACCACGACCTGCGCGACGACGTGCCCCGCCCGGACCGTCTCACCGGACTGCTGCCGCGCGAGGGCGTGTCCGGTTACCTCACCCTGAGGGCCTTCTACTGA